The Rhizoctonia solani chromosome 4, complete sequence genome contains a region encoding:
- a CDS encoding Respiratory-chain NADH dehydrogenase 51 Kd subunit: MLARLRPATATARLARGFATVQDPPVKRYGGLKDQDRIFTNAYCRHDHGLKGAQSRGDWHRTKDILLKGDSWIINQVKESGLRGRGGAGFPSGLKWSFMNKPGWEKDKRPRYLVVNADEGEPGTCKDREIMRGDPHKLVEGCLVAGRAMNASAAYIYIRGEFYQEASHVQQAINEAYRAGLIGKNACGSGYDFDVYVHRGAGAYICGEETALIESIEGKQGKPRLKPPFPADVGLFGCPTTVANVETVAVSPTICRRGGAWFAGFGRARNQGTKLFCISGHVNNPCVIEEEMSIPLKDLIEKHCGGVVGGWDNLLGIVPGGSSVPILPKKMCEEVLMDFDSLKDAQSGLGTGAVIVMNKQTDVVQAISRFSKFYKHESCGQCTPCREGTTWMMNMMARLEHGRAHEREIDMLLELTKQVEGKTICALGDAAAWPIQGLMRHFRPEVERRIAEYRAANGPVLFGGKLKKDTNFKYAVPDNLGANLVEPPRV; encoded by the exons ATGCTTGCCCGACTCAGGCCAGCGACTGCGACTGCCCGTCTCGCCCGTGGCTTTGCCACCGTCCAGGATCCTCCCGTCAAGCGATACGGAGGCCTCAAGGACCAAGACCGAATCTTCACAAACGCATACTGTCGACACGACCATGGCCTCAAGGGTGCTCAATCTCGTGGTGATTGGCATCGCACAAAGGACATCTTGCTCAAGGGCGACAGTTGGATCATTAACCAGGTCAAGGAGTCCGGATTACGCGGCCGAGGTGGTGCAGGATTCCCTAGTGGATTAAAGTGGAGCTTTATGAACAAGCCGGGATGGGAAAAAGATAAACG GCCTCGGTACCTCGTTGTCAACGCCGACGAAGGAGAACCAGGCACGTGCAAAGACCGTGAGATCATGCGTGGTGATCCACACAAGCTCGTCGAGGGTTGTCTCGTCGCAGGTCGCGCCATGAACGCCAGCGCAG CGTACATCTATATCCGCGGCGAGTTCTACCAAGAAGCCTCGCACGTCCAACAAGCCATCAATGAAGCCTATCGTGCCGGCCTCATCGGCAAAAACGCCTGCGGTTCTGGATACGATTTTGACGTTTACGTTCACCGTGGCGCTGGTGCCTATATCTGTGGCGAGGAAACCGCCCTGATCGAGTCTATCGAGG GGAAACAGGGCAAACCCCGCCTCAAGCCTCCTTTCCCAGCCGACGTTGGGTTGTTTGGATGCCCGACGACGGTTGCGAATGTCGAGACTGTGGCTGTCTCGCCGACCATCTGTCGTCGTGGTGGAGCTTGGTTTGCAGGCTTTGGCCGTGCTCGGAATCAGGGAACTAAATTGTTCTGCATTTCGGGACATGTGAACAACCCCTGTGTTATCGAGGAGGAAATGAGTATCCCACTCAAGGATTTGATTGAGAAACACTGTGGTGGTGTGGTCGGCGGATGGGACAACTTGTTGGGAATCGTGCCAGGTGGAAGCTCGGTACCCATCTTGCCCAAGAAGATGTGCGAGGAAGTTCT CATGGACTTTGACTCGCTCAAGGATGCCCAGTCTGGTCTTGGAACGGGTGCCGTCATTGTCATGAACAAGCAAACGGACGTCGTCCAGGCCATTTCCCGATTCTCCAAG TTCTACAAGCACGAATCGTGTGGACAGTGCACACCCTGCCGAGAAGGTACAACCTGGATGATGAACATGATGGCCCGGCTGGAACACGGCCGAGCACACGAACGCGAGATTGACATGCTTCTGGAGTTGACCAAGCAG GTCGAGGGGAAAACCATTTGCGCGCTCGGAGATGCGGCCGCATGGCCTATTCAAGGTTTAATGCGCCACTTCCGTCCCGAAGTCGAACGACGAATTGCCGAATACCGCGCTGCGAACGGTCCCGTGCTCTTTGGTGGCAAACTGAAAAAGGATACCAATTTCAAGTACGCGGTCCCGGACAACTTGGGTGCTAATTTGGTTGAGCCTCCGAGGGTGTGA
- a CDS encoding peptidase inhibitor clitocypin domain-containing protein — MSLPPGRYLARFIGKDNPDSIGGMYATGKGLGQPIELDPNRPEFHGQQEWEFEPASEEGRDVYTINSRPGESWSYRSDSPVPGETIILDRPKPFRVQHSERSQGGHMFTIAPTEQRVGATLYVGAGEHQRELTLVPIPVVPDAPPAPLWELMRLEE; from the exons ATGTCTCTACCCCCCGGTCGATACCTCGCTCGTTTCATAGGCAAGGACAACCCAGATTCTATCGGGGGCATGTATGCTACCGGTAAAGGACTTGGTCAACCGATCGAGCTTGATCCCAACAGGCCTGAGTTTCATGGGCAGCAAGAA TGGGAGTTTGAACCCGCTTCCGAGGAAGGGCGTGACGTGTATACAATCAATTCCAGACCTGGTGAATCCTGGAGTTACAGATCCGATAGTCCTGTGCCTGGAGAGACCATCATCTTGGACCGTCCCAAACCATTCAGAGTGCAACACTCAGAGAGAAGTCAAGGGGGACATATGTTCAC CATTGCCCCAACCGAACAGCGTGTTGGAGCCACCCTCTATGTGGGAGCTGGAGAACATCAGAGAGAG TTGACGCTTGTTCCTATCCCTGTGGTCCCCGATGCTCCTCCTGCTCCCCTTTGGGAGCTCATGCGGTTGGAAGAGTAA
- a CDS encoding cytochrome P450 family protein, with translation MEMLPKTAFSAVLSAAALYGFVRYLQMLHVGRKYGAHQHIVVSEETLLRLLLPDGVDIPGVVYGGDRTLRAKYSEFLRARKDAYIQVAMTNLRPNVYIADPQAIKIITTQKHIYVKDVEYLDRFVGCYGQSLLMAEGEVWRRHRKQTQRAFNEKNIRLVWSETEDIMRRLFRIWDRRGCKEVHIDNVSDVTETLGLLVISMAGFGRRISWDPVDDKIPQGHQMSFSNAVRTVSRNLIGRALIPTWAKNLTKTTRDITTAFSEFGQYLTDMVALGQKSSEVTGDQSQDMHEPKLAPDSLINLLLSANCENTWDGGKGLDDKEVAGNIFLFLFAGHESTAHAISFCLGLLALYPEVQQEVYAQIEEVVRSHGGLHYSNLKDIHLVECVFWESLRLYPVTSHVARIATQDSVVSVARNGPGADENTRENFFIPKGSNIWLSLTAVHYNPTYWAEPEKFRPKRFMEPHNKDAFLAFSTGMRSCIGRRFAEVEGTVALALLLERYEIKIDKEKFPAIPGESALEREARFLNPIQRSTVTPMKVPLVFKRRS, from the exons ATGGAGATGCTACCAAAGACTGCTTTTTCTGCTGTATTATCCGCTGCTGCGCTATACGGCTTTGTTAGATATCTACAAATGCTACATGTGGGTCGCAAGTATGGTGCACACCAACACATCGTGGTTTCTGAAGA GACACTACTGAGACTTTTACTTCCTGATGGGGTCGATATCCCGGGGGTCGTTTATGGCGGAGACCGAACACTTCGCGCCAAATACAGCG AATTCTTGCGTGCGAGGAAAGATGCTTATATTCAAGTAGCGATGACCAACCTACGACCCAACGTTTATATCGCTGACCCCCAGGCGATCAAG ATCATTACCACGCAAAAGCATATTTACGTAAAGGATGTAGAATATCTCGACCGATTCGTGGGATGCTATGGCCAAAGTCTGCTGATGGCCGAAGGTGAAGTTTGGAGGCGGCACCGCAAGCAAACTCAACGGGCCTTTAATGAG AAAAACATCCGTCTTGTCTGGTCAGAGACAGAGGACATTATGCGACGCCTATTTAGAATCTGGGATAGACGAGGGTGTAAAGAAGTCCATATCGATAATGTATCTGACGTGACCGAAACG TTAGGTCTACTTGTTATTTCGATGGCAGGATTCGGTCGTCGAATTAGCTGGGACCCAGTAGATGATAAGATTCCTCAAGGACATCAGATGTCCTTCTCCAATGCAGTTCGCACCGTTTCCAGGAACTTGATTGGCAG GGCATTAATTCCAACATGGGCCAAGAATCTAACCAAGACAACGAGAGATATCACAACTGCGTTTTCCGAATTTGGACAGTATCTCACCGATATGGTTGCATTGGGCCAGAAAAGCTCCGAAGTAACTGGCGATCAGTCACAAGATATGCATGAACCAAAATTGGCTCCTGACAGCCTCATTAATCTTCTCCTCTCGGCGAATTGTGAGAATACATGGGATGGAGGAAAAGGGTTGGATGACAAGGAAGTTGCCG GAAATATCTTCCTGTTCCTGTTTGCAGGACACGAGAGCACTGCTCATGCAATCTCGTTCTGTCTTGGTTTGTTGGCTTTATATCCAGAGGTTCAACAGGAAGTGTACGCACAGATCGAGGAGGTCGTGCGGTCACATGGTGGACTT CATTACTCAAATTTAAAGGATATCCATCTTGTAGAATGCGTATTTTGGGAAAGCCTACGATTGTATCCTGTA ACATCTCACGTCGCCAGGATCGCCACCCAGGACTCGGTCGTAAGCGTTGCTCGCAACGGTCCAGGGGCAGACGAGAATACGCGCGAGAATTTCTTTATCCCCAAGGGGTCAAATATTTGGCTCTCTCTTACTGCGGTTCACTACAATC CTACCTATTGGGCTGAGCCTGAAAAATTCCGCCCCAAAAGATTTATGGAACCTCATAACAAGGATGCATTCCTCGCCTTTTCCACTGGAATGCGCTCGTGCATCGGACGAAG ATTCGCAGAAGTTGAGGGAACCGTCGCACTTGCTCTGTTATTAGAACGATACGAAATTAAGATCGATAAGGAGAAATTTCCCGCCATTCCAGGAGAGAGTGCGCTT GAGCGGGAAGCACGCTTCTTAAATCCTATACAACGAAGTACCGTTACTCCGATGAAAGTTCCCCTAGTTTTTAAACGTCGTAGTTAA
- a CDS encoding Fungal specific transcription factor domain, whose translation MVEKALPQSLTSESQQDTSCLFSWYDDNSLIYDTLVPARPATDTQLLQPLRVGNPAPFQQSSLEWEQSRLALVSEIPKGISVIPSDIRNIVEYVLSHYDRVCNTIYFNPQDDSVEGMRKVVVWRLSTCDFARRGMLIDAKIRDSVFERSDSGRRSEFIHWIERFEQALCIQFTRPTTSEELRERLIDSLETFFAKSIILSATATYQVFCQFAPKFLYIVNNTTPLRPTGHTNTVSIAHLLESPLYKCTDYMFMDIVGSMVYGLPQVLEYNTDADLSCTRIHPVELLNCLPRRILVILAKINAYQYHGVGNWQELEQSLVCWEPRSGFEPKGLESWKSIAWVALQEIWRHVLLTYLYLAVCSARTDDPRIKSSLRQVFQLLGIIRRQDPPINNPHLFAPYLIVGICSLTEKRRRLVRERLSSAVETRSWSFRSPDFVPVLDHLWLGAGLGGQPVTWNDYVYSRHVMLPLCILG comes from the exons ATGGTGGAAAAAGCTTTACCGCAGAGCTTAACGTCCGAGTCTCAGCAAGATACTTCTTGCCTCTTTTCTTGGTATGACGACAATTCCCTGATTTACGACACCTTGGTCCCAGCAAGACCTGCGACCGATACACAACTACTTCAGCCACTCCGCGTTGGAAACCCCGCTCCGTTTCAACAATCTAGCTTGGAGTGGGAGCAGTCACGACTTGCGCTGGTCTCCGAAATCCCAAAGGGCATATCTGTTATCCCGTCTGATATTCGAAACATAGTGGAGTATGTTCTCTCACACT ACGACCGTGTGTGTAACACTATATATTTCAACCCTCAAGACGATTCTGTCGAGGGGATGCGTAAAGTAGTAGTGTGGCGCTTGTCAACGTGCGATTTTGCTCGCAGGGGAATGCTAATAGACGCCAAGATCCGCGATTCTGTGTTCGAAAGAAGCGATAGTGGCCGCAGAAGCGAATTCATACATTGGATTGAGCGGTTCGAGCAAGCGCTTTGTATCCAGTTCACCAGGCCCACAACTTCAGAAGAGCTACGAGAGAGACTCATTGACAGCCTAGAG ACATTTTTTGCCAAGAGCATCATCCTCAGCGCCACTGCTACGTATCAAGTATTTTGCCAATTTGCACCTAAATTTCTTTATATTGTCAACAACACTACGCCGTTAAGGCCGACTGGACACACCAATACTGTCTCCATTGCGCATTTGCTCGAATCGCCTTTGTATAAATGCACGGACTACATGTTTATGGATATTGTGGGCTCTATGGTATACGGGCTCCCTCAAGTCTTGGAGTACAACACAGACGCTGATCTTTCCTGCACTCGAATACACCCTGTCGAATTACTCAACTGTCTTCCTAGAAGGATCTTGGTTATACTTGCAAAAATCAATGCCTATCAGTATCACGGAGTAGGCAATTGGCAGGAACTTGAGCAGTCTTTAGTGTGTTGGGAGCCTCGGTCCGGATTTGAGCCTAAAGGACTAGAGTCCTGGAAATCAATTGCTTGGGTTGCTCTTCAGGAAATATGGAGGCATGTTTTGCTGACTTATTTATACCTA GCTGTATGTAGTGCTCGTACAGATGATCCAAGAATAAAGTCGTCGCTACGGCAAGTATTCCAGCTTTTAGGAATTATTAGGCGGCAAGATCCACCGATTAACAATCCACATCTCTTTGCACCATATCTCATT GTTGGAATCTGTTCACTTACCGAAAAGCGACGGAGGTTAGTACGCGAGCGACTCAGTTCTGCAGTTGAAACCCGCTCCTGGTCATTCCGTAGTCCGGACTTCGTTCCGGTCTTGGATCATTTATGGCTGGGGGCTGGATTGGGAGGACAGCCTGTTACATGGAACGACTACGTATACTCCAGGCATGTTATGCTCCCATTGTGTATACTTGGTTAG
- a CDS encoding 1-phosphatidylinositol-4-phosphate 5-kinase — protein sequence MSTTVLSPPKSIPLSPSDHPPGSSHSPLMSSPELTEVNPVHLMATANLPASREVHLERADSTQIVLRTGPQPDSLLERAERKLGNVGHAVSAAVHPHTRSSDANKYGAMMVDSPRATSPTSLPQSDASGPIRKLYPTGPSFNPPPSPPASDEGVPRDDDVIAALHAQPRSDSPEPKLASAAPPTVSFNSEEPSGGDGLLHPTRAPAPTRRNTTGTLATPAPKTRKMAHSHSQSGGPSLSHTRTRSQTMAGQDLHSDILKEAEQIRRERDSKRAKEDKAKEPEADKVLVGNLIGEGHTNYVLMYNMLNGIRVSVSRCQAKLKRSLTDEDFTAAHKFSFDTIGNELTPSAKYDFKFKDYAPWVFRSLREEHFALDPADYLVSLTGKYILSELGSPGKSGSFFYYSRDYRFIIKTIHHAEHKFLRKILPQYYAHVAANPHTLLSRFYGLHRVKLPHGRKIHFVVMNNLFPAHLDIHETYDLKGSTVGREYDEAKARENPRAVLKDVNWIHRHKQLEFGPEKRAFLVAQLERDKQFLQTVGVMDYSLLVGIHNVKRGNRDNLRRNTLKVFSPTPRRQPSKAKTAKYQIQTTGTELAEQDLPDGLREDQSRFIFYADDGGYRATGEDNRSMGTVYYLGVIDILTPWNTKKKLENMWKGLSADRHKISPVPSHEYGERFFSFLKAVMRGGEGGETFLPKEEQAKEEKGKEKEEAQPETETEKPSGEAQPAEPSSSGQ from the exons ATGTCGACTACTGTCTTGTCCCCACCCAAGTCTATACCTCTATCGCCGTCTGACCATCCACCTGGGTCATCGCATAGTCCGCTAATGTCGTCTCCGGAGCTGACCGAGGTTAATCCGGTGCACCTGATGGCAACGGCCAACCTGCCCGCGTCGCGCGAAGTGCATCTGGAACGAGCGGACTCGACACAGATCGTTCTTCGCACAGGACCGCAGCCAGACTCTCTACTGGAGCGGGCAGAGCGCAAGTTAGGAAATGTTGGTCATGCCGTATCAGCTGCCGTACACCCCCATACGCGGTCGTCAGATGCAAACAAATATGGGGCCATGATGGTTGATTCGCCGCGCGCGACAAGTCCAACAAGTCTTCCGCAGTCGGATGCTTCTGGACCAATCAGGAAGCTCTATCCAACTGGTCCGAGTTTCAACCCTCCTCCCTCGCCCCCAGCCTCCGACGAAGGAGTACCGCGGGACGACGATGTTATCGCTGCTCTCCACGCACAGCCTCGTTCAGACTCCCCCGAGCCCAAGCTGGCTTCAGCGGCCCCTCCCACTGTTTCTTTCAACTCGGAAGAGCCCAGTGGCGGCGATGGCCTTTTACATCCAACACGAGCACCGGCCCCCACACGCCGAAACACTACAGGCACCCTTGCTACCCCCGCCCCCAAGACCCGAAAAATGGCACACTCCCATTCTCAATCAGGCGGCCCCAGCTTGAGTCACACTCGCACCCGAAGCCAGACGATGGCAGGTCAGGACCTTCATTCCGACATCCTCAAAGAGGCAGAGCAAATACGAAGAGAGCGTGACTCCAAGCGAGCCAAGGAGGACAAGGCCAAGGAGCCTGAGGCCGACAAGGTGTTGGTCGGAAACTTGATCGGCGAGGGCCACACCAACTATGTGTTGATGTACAACATGCTCAACGGCATCCGTGTTAGC GTCTCCCGTTGTCAAGCCAAGTTGAAGCGCTCATTAACCGATGAAGACTTTACCGCCGCCCACAAATTCTCTTTTGACACCATCGGCAACGAACTCACCCCATCGGCCAAGTACGATTTCAAGTTCAAGGATTACGCACCCTGGGTCTTCCGCTCTTTACGGGAAGAGCACTTTGCGCTTGATCCTGCCGATTACCTCGTTTCTCTCACTGGGAAGTACATCCTATCGGAACTTGGTTCCCCGGGCAAGTCTGGCTCGTTTTTCTATTACTCCCGAGATTATCGTTTCATCATCAAGACTATCCACCACGCCGAACACAAATTCCTCCGCAAAATTCTCCCACAGTACTACGCCCACGTCGCAGCCAACCCACACACCCTCTTGTCTCGTTTCTATGGATTACATCGTGTCAAGCTGCCCCACGGCCGCAAGATTCATTTTGTCGTCATGAACAACCTCTTCCCCGCTCACCTCGACATTCACGAGACGTACGATTTGAAAGGAAGTACCGTCGGTCGTGAATACGACGAGGCCAAAGCTCGAGAGAACCCCCGCGCCGTGCTCAAGGACGTCAACTGGATTCACAGGCACAAGCAACTCGAGTTTGGGCCGGAGAAGCGAGCATTCTTGGTCGCTCAACTAGAACGGGACAAGCAATTCTTGCAAACGGTCGGTGTGATGGATTACTCGCTGCTAGTAGGGATACACAACGTCAAACGAGGGAACCGGGACAACCTCCGCCGAAATACTCTCAAAGTCTTCTCTCCTACCCCTCGCCGACAACCTTCAAAAGCCAAGACGGCCAAATACCAGATTCAGACGACCGGAACTGAGCTGGCCGAGCAAGATTTGCCCGACGGATTGCGAGAAGACCAGTCCCGGTTTATCTTCTACGCCGATGATGGAGGGTATCGTGCCACGGGAGAGGACAACAGGTCGATGGGCACCGTATACTATCTTGGTGTGATTGACATATTGACGCCCTGGAATACAAAGAAAAAGCTTGAGAATATGTGGAAGGGATTGAGCGCTGATCGG CACAAGATCAGCCCCGTGCCCTCGCACGAATATGGCGAGCGCTTCTTCTCGTTCTTGAAAGCTGTGATGAGGGGAGGGGAGGGAGGGGAGACGTTCTTgcccaaggaggagcaagcAAAGGAGGAAAAGGggaaagaaaaggaagaagcgCAACCGGAGACGGAGACGGAAAAGCCGAGTGGAGAGGCACAACCCGCTGAACCATCGTCAAGTGGACAATAG